Proteins from one Scylla paramamosain isolate STU-SP2022 chromosome 3, ASM3559412v1, whole genome shotgun sequence genomic window:
- the LOC135091515 gene encoding uncharacterized protein LOC135091515 isoform X2: MHTTYVRLYRTRRLVPSEAEMRKTVAAMVGEESADTVHLAAFLTIAKKLLLDRRFPGVVKEEIERALAVLAKEGRTYLAEVHPQPESKSSGMYGDGKKTMFRPAGSLGREELVRLLTCEGEALTQEEAEEMILSLPMKDADLVDLDQYATQLVPPPKFH, translated from the exons ATGCATACAACTTATGTACGCCTCTATCGTACCAGAC gtctAGTGCCATCAGAGGCCGAGATGCGGAAGACTGTGGCTGCaatggtgggggaggagagcgCCGACACGGTGCACCTTGCAGCCTTCCTTACTATCGCCAAGAAGCTGCTCCTGGACCGACG ATTCCCGGGAGTCGTCAAAGAGGAGATCGAGCGGGCCCTTGCAGTACTGGCAAAGGAGGGTCGCACCTATCTAGCAGAGGTGCATCCCCAGCCGGAGTCGAAGTCTAGCGGAATGTACGGCGATGGAAAGAAGACGATG TTTCGGCCGGCAGGGAGCCTGGGCCGGGAGGAGTTGGTGCGGCTGCTGACATGCGAGGGAGAGGCGCTAACTCAGGAGGAGGCCGAGGAGATGATCTTGTCCCTGCCCATGAAAGATGCAGACCTGGTGGACCTGGACCAGTACGCCACGCAGCTGGTGCCGCCGCCAAAATTCCACTGA
- the LOC135091453 gene encoding carbohydrate sulfotransferase 14-like isoform X1 codes for MPSPKQAVVFTASFVLLSFLLLRPKTQGIHILSLVNATQCLEDPFLAFTLHNDSYDDSLSNGTAASILRDHKSTNVTESGGSTTTKTPDPNSWMRLMEERFAERLSRMKAACRRHGASLEYSVSRTLMRNLFYSKKYKLMMCAVGKAGSTTWKSHILAIAGRVVSPKIVHDIPSLQASQQLGIMGTRAAMLSAATTTVMTVRHPLDRLVSAYRDKFRNGALMPTTNPFSQKALKHLARQGERGLVSFTFTEFLKHVLVDQKEERVENAHWRNYYRTCSPCALHYDFILNTETFTEDLKYIVNKLGITEVDVEWKLNAQAHTTASAHYVHYYTNITQALLRRVLHKYEVDFQMFGYEVPATLKALLK; via the exons ATGCCCTCTCCGAAGCAGGCGGTGGTCTTCACAGcgtccttcgtcctcctctctttccttcttcttcgtcccaAGACACAAGgaatacacattctctctctcgtcaacgCTACACAATGCCTTGAAGACCCCTTCCTTGCCTTTACCTTACACAATGATAGCTACGATGATTCACTCAGCAACGGGACGGCAGCCAGCATTCTTCGTGACCACAAAAGCACAAACGTGACTGAATCTGGCGGCAGCACCACGACGAAGACTCCTGACCCAAACTCTTGGATGAGGCTCATGGAGGAGAGATTCGCGGAGAGACTGTCGAGGATGAAAGCTGCCTGCCGCCGCCACGGGGCCTCCCTCGAGTACTCGGTCTCAAGGACACTAATGAGGAACCTTTTTTACAGCAAGAAGTACAAATTGATGATGTGCGCTGttggcaag gCGGGCTCCACAACCTGGAAGTCACACATCTTGGCCATCGCAGGCAGAGTTGTGTCTCCCAAAATTGTGCACGACATACCTTCCTTGcaagccag TCAGCAGCTCGGGATCATGGGCACTCGGGCCGCCATGCTGTCCGCGGCCACTACCACTGTGATGACCGTGCGGCACCCGCTGGACCGCCTCGTCTCCGCCTACAGGGATAAGTTCAGAAATGGAGCCCTGATGCCCACCaccaa TCCTTTCTCACAGAAGGCACTGAAGCACCTGGCGAGGCAGGGAGAGCGAGGCTTGGTGTCCTTCACCTTCACGGAGTTCCTAAAACACGTCCTCGTGGACCAG aaggaggagagggtagaGAACGCCCATTGGAGGAACTACTACCGCACCTGCTCTCCCTGTGCCCTCCATTACGACTTCATCCTCAACACGGAGACCTTCACCGAAGACCTAAAGTACATTGTCAACAAACTGGGCATCACAGAG GTAGACGTGGAGTGGAAGTTGAACGCCCAAGCACACACCACCGCCTCGGCCCACTATGTGCACTACTACACCAACATCACCCAGGCCTTGCTGCGGCGTGTTCTCCACAAGTACGAGGTCGATTTTCAGATGTTTGGCTACGAGGTTCCCGCCACTCTGAAAGCGCTGCTGAAATAG
- the LOC135091453 gene encoding carbohydrate sulfotransferase 9-like isoform X2, producing the protein MPSPKQAVVFTASFVLLSFLLLRPKTQGIHILSLVNATQCLEDPFLAFTLHNDSYDDSLSNGTAASILRDHKSTNVTESGGSTTTKTPDPNSWMRLMEERFAERLSRMKAACRRHGASLEYSVSRTLMRNLFYSKKYKLMMCAVGKAGSTTWKSHILAIAGRVVSPKIVHDIPSLQASQQLGIMGTRAAMLSAATTTVMTVRHPLDRLVSAYRDKFRNGALMPTTNPFSQKALKHLARQGERGLVSFTFTEFLKHVLVDQKEERVENAHWRNYYRTCSPCALHYDFILNTETFTEDLKYIVNKLGITETWSGS; encoded by the exons ATGCCCTCTCCGAAGCAGGCGGTGGTCTTCACAGcgtccttcgtcctcctctctttccttcttcttcgtcccaAGACACAAGgaatacacattctctctctcgtcaacgCTACACAATGCCTTGAAGACCCCTTCCTTGCCTTTACCTTACACAATGATAGCTACGATGATTCACTCAGCAACGGGACGGCAGCCAGCATTCTTCGTGACCACAAAAGCACAAACGTGACTGAATCTGGCGGCAGCACCACGACGAAGACTCCTGACCCAAACTCTTGGATGAGGCTCATGGAGGAGAGATTCGCGGAGAGACTGTCGAGGATGAAAGCTGCCTGCCGCCGCCACGGGGCCTCCCTCGAGTACTCGGTCTCAAGGACACTAATGAGGAACCTTTTTTACAGCAAGAAGTACAAATTGATGATGTGCGCTGttggcaag gCGGGCTCCACAACCTGGAAGTCACACATCTTGGCCATCGCAGGCAGAGTTGTGTCTCCCAAAATTGTGCACGACATACCTTCCTTGcaagccag TCAGCAGCTCGGGATCATGGGCACTCGGGCCGCCATGCTGTCCGCGGCCACTACCACTGTGATGACCGTGCGGCACCCGCTGGACCGCCTCGTCTCCGCCTACAGGGATAAGTTCAGAAATGGAGCCCTGATGCCCACCaccaa TCCTTTCTCACAGAAGGCACTGAAGCACCTGGCGAGGCAGGGAGAGCGAGGCTTGGTGTCCTTCACCTTCACGGAGTTCCTAAAACACGTCCTCGTGGACCAG aaggaggagagggtagaGAACGCCCATTGGAGGAACTACTACCGCACCTGCTCTCCCTGTGCCCTCCATTACGACTTCATCCTCAACACGGAGACCTTCACCGAAGACCTAAAGTACATTGTCAACAAACTGGGCATCACAGAG ACGTGGAGTGGAAGTTGA
- the LOC135091515 gene encoding calmodulin-like isoform X1: MSLDKKLTEVFTLFQDKDKNVVSVKDVPTIIRVLGLVPSEAEMRKTVAAMVGEESADTVHLAAFLTIAKKLLLDRRFPGVVKEEIERALAVLAKEGRTYLAEVHPQPESKSSGMYGDGKKTMFRPAGSLGREELVRLLTCEGEALTQEEAEEMILSLPMKDADLVDLDQYATQLVPPPKFH, translated from the exons ATGTCCCTTGATAAGAAGCTGACGGAAGTTTTTACTCTCTTCCAGGATAAGGATAAGAACGTAGTGTCTGTCAAGGATGTTCCAACTATCATCCGGGTGTTAG gtctAGTGCCATCAGAGGCCGAGATGCGGAAGACTGTGGCTGCaatggtgggggaggagagcgCCGACACGGTGCACCTTGCAGCCTTCCTTACTATCGCCAAGAAGCTGCTCCTGGACCGACG ATTCCCGGGAGTCGTCAAAGAGGAGATCGAGCGGGCCCTTGCAGTACTGGCAAAGGAGGGTCGCACCTATCTAGCAGAGGTGCATCCCCAGCCGGAGTCGAAGTCTAGCGGAATGTACGGCGATGGAAAGAAGACGATG TTTCGGCCGGCAGGGAGCCTGGGCCGGGAGGAGTTGGTGCGGCTGCTGACATGCGAGGGAGAGGCGCTAACTCAGGAGGAGGCCGAGGAGATGATCTTGTCCCTGCCCATGAAAGATGCAGACCTGGTGGACCTGGACCAGTACGCCACGCAGCTGGTGCCGCCGCCAAAATTCCACTGA